One Tachysurus vachellii isolate PV-2020 chromosome 5, HZAU_Pvac_v1, whole genome shotgun sequence genomic window, atcagaatcagaaccagaatcagaaaggtctttatgagggacacacacacacttacacacacatttaaacacacacttactcacacacacagacacacacagacactcacacacacactcacacagacacacacacacgcactcacacactcacacacacagacactcacacacacactcacacacacacaccctctcacacacacacagacacacacactcacacagacgaggaacacacacaattacacacacatttacacacacactcacatactcacacacactcacatacacacacatttacacacacacacactctctcacacacacactcacacacacacacacacacacacaaacacacacacagacgcacagagacacatacacacacacacactcagacacacacacacacacacacaaacacacacacagacgcacagagacacatacacacacacacactcacacacacacacacacacacacacacacacacacggggtcaagccgatcagatgcgctcagaacatgtcgctgatgaaacataccgtttccacactcgcacactcacatactcactcgcacactcacatactcacacacatactcacacacacacatttacacacacacagacacacacacatacacactcacacagacacactcacacacacactttattgccaagtatgttttcacatacgaggaacacacacacacttacacacacatttacacacaaacacactcattcacactcgcacacttactcacactcgcacactcacatactcactcgcacactcacatacacactcacactcacatacacacactcacagttacacactcgcacacactcacacttacacacactcacactcgcacacttgctcacactcgcacactcattcacatactcacaaacaccttcactgactctcacactcactcacagacactcacacacactcactcacacacacacacacacacacatacacacacttacacacacacactcacacttacacacacactcacacttacacacacactcacacttacacacacactcacacacttacacacactcacacttacacacacactcacttacacacacacacctacacacatttacacacacactcgcacactcacatactcacacacacacacacacatacacacacatttacacacacacacactctctcacacacacacacacacactctcacacacacacacactcacacacaaacacacacacacaaacgcacagagacacatacacacacacacacacacaaacgcacagagacacatacacacacacactcacggtcaagccgatcagatgcgctcagaacatgtcgctgatgaaacataccaagtttccacactcgcacactcacatactcactcgcacacatttacacacacacacacacagacacacagagacacacacatacacactcacactcacacagacacactcagacacacactttattgccaagtatgttttcacatacgaggaacacacacacttacacacacatttacacacacacataaacaaactcattcacactcgcacacttactcacactcgcacactcacatactcactcgcacactcacatacacactcacactcacatacacacactcacagttacacactcactcacactcgcacacactcacacttacacacactcgcacacttgctcacactcgcacactcattaacattctcacaaacaccttcactgactcacacacacactcactcacagacactcacacacactcacacttacacacacacacacacatacacacacttacacacacacttatacaaacacacacacactcacacacacacactcacacttacacacacacttacacacttacacacactcacacactcacacttacacacacactcacacacacactcacacttacacacactcacttacacacacacacctacacacacttacacacacacattttgaattttcacgtcaagttcagtattttaccaatacaatgccatatagctacgaaacttggtatggttcatcagcgacatgttctgagcgcatctgatcggcttgaccccggtatcgctgcttgcagctatatttataatTGTATTTATGTTTAGATGCTGATGTTATATTCCATCACGCTTTAAATCAAAGTTCACTGTCATTTGAGCGTACATGCTGTTAGACCTATTTCTTTGCTGTGATCGTGTAATCAGTGATGGACATCACAACCCACCATTATTATGttagaatatttattattaattcttaGTCAGTTTCGGAGAGGACCATATTTGTTCTGTCTATCAACTAAAGACAGGTTCCAAAGACAAGTCTAAAAAAAAGCCCACAGTTTGCAGATTCCTAGAGTTATTGTGGCCTAATTCAAGCTGTTTTGTATTAGATCCAGGCCTATTAAAGTGAAACAGAATGTTGTAAATCTTACTAGCCGCAGTTTAGGAGTGTCCTACTTTATAAATGAACCAGTATCTGTCCAGAGGCAAGTAAATCTGGCtaatttgcagttttttttttgttttaatcattgTGAATTTTCTGCTTTGTTTACACCTTTTCTTTATTGGTAATACAGTAGAATATAGATATAAATTTTCTGTTATAATTTTAAAGTTAAACCTATAACCTGTTGTTTTGCGTTGGATTTGTCTTAATGTGATATATGTGAAAGAATCAGTCAAAAGTCCACaatgtttcatgtttattttattgtctttttccACCAGAGGCTCAGGTCCTTCCATTAggaaattgaaatataaaatgtaagggACATTCTTAACACTTCACAATGAAGAAGAAACTAAACATGATTAAAACAAGTTTAAAAAGCTTTGGGCTCAGATCCAGGACACATTCTATAGATTCATGATAAAATTCTAGTGCCTTCTTATTTAACCTTCTAAAATCTTTTTGTGAAGTTCAAGTTTTCTCACTCGATCTGTTCTACATTCCTGTTTCACTGATGCCATCCAGACTTTCCCTCTGCAGACGTTGGTTGGCGTCCAGGCAGGAAGACTGAATGACGCTTTCGATTTGAATCTTACCCTTGTTCCCACACTTGTGATTTTTCTTGCAGTCTTTCCTTAAACCCTGTGACTCTTTTGTAAACCATTTGACTGAATACTGTGAACGCGGACATGTTGAAGTGGCATCATTGTGCAAAGTCGTCCCATTGTAGTGCAACACTTACTTTAGGAGgaatacacaaacacttttagAATCAGACTTAAATCTGTTCtggggttttgtttttcacatttcCTCTAGCTGTTTAAACAGTAAAGCAagaacttaaaatgaaagacgaaaaaaagtaaatgtaagggaaaagtaaagaaagtaaATGGTGGGTCTAAATCATATCACCGATAGTGAATCTTCCCCCATCTCCATCACAGCTTTATTTAATTGGGTTTcgttatatttatgtttttccttatattttccttatatttatttggtttaaacCAGCTTGCACAGCTCTGTCCATGGGACACTGAACTTATCAGCCAGATCAATATGACTGGTTTCCgaaacatacagtagatatgtATGTATTACATATCTGTAGCCTCAGTGCCAGTTTCGAGTGTCAGACTAAACTTAATCTGGTTTACAAAAATAGGCCACATCATACCTTTTCTGCTGTGAATAGAGACGGAGTGAAGACCCTGGTACACTGGATTTATAATGAAGGAACTATTACTACTAGTGTTTTTATTATGTGCTCAAGAACATTTGTTCAAGACTTCTCTGGTTGTTTTGGCCCCATTTGTCTAGTGCTAACTTTAACTTCAAGACACTTACGGTTGATTCCGCATGTGCTGTGCTACATTTATCTCCCCCTTAATCTAACACTACTCCCTCCAAATTCTGCTCCCATTCCCACACCCCTGCCCTCTGCTTCTTAGGCGACGTCATCAGCCTCCTCTTCAAACTCGCCCTCTTCTTCAGCGGTAGCATCCTGGTACTGCTGGTACTCGGACACCAGGTCATTCATATTGCTCTCGGCCTCGGTGAACTCCATCTCATCCATGCCCTCTCCAGTGTACCAGTGCAAGAAGGCCTTGCGTCGGAACATGGCAGTGAATTGCTCAGAGATGCGTTTGAACAGCTCCTGGATGGCTGTGCTGTTACCGATGAAGGTGACAGCCATCTTGAGACCGCGTGGTGGGATGTCGCACACGGCTGTCTTGACATTGTTGGGGATCCATTCAACAAAGTAGCTGCTGTTCTTGTTCTGAACGTTGAGCATCTGTTCATCCACCTCCTTCATGGACATGCGGCCACGGAAGACAGCGGCTACGGTCAGGTAACGACCGTGGCGTGGATCACAGGCAGCCATCATGTTCTTAGCATCAAAGACCTGCTGTGTGAGCTCGGGCACGGTGAGAGCACGATACTGCTGGCTTCCCCTGCTGGTAAGAGGTGCAAAACCAGGCATGAAGAAGTGCAGACGTGGGAAGGGCACCATGTTGACAGCCAGCTTGCGCAGGTCAGCATTGAGCTGACCAGGGAAGCGGAGGCATGTGGTGACACCACTCATGGTGGCAGAGACGAGGTGGTTCAGGTCGCCATAAGTGGGAGTGGTGAGTTTTAGAGTGCGGAAGCAGATGTCGTATAGAGCTTCATTGTCGATGCAGTATGTCTCGTCTGTGTTCTCCACCAGCTGATGAACAGACAGTGTGGCATTGTAGGGCTCCACCACTGTGTCAGACACTTTAGGAGAAGGCACCACGCTGAAGGTGTTCATGATACGGTCAGGATACTCCTCACGAATCTTGCTGATGAGCAGCGTGCCCATACCGGATCCGGTGCCACCACCCAGCGAGTGGGTGAGCTGGAAGCCCTGGAGGCAATCGCAGCTCTCAGACTCCTTTCGCACAACGTCCAGGACAGAATCCACCAGCTCTGCTCCCTCTGTGTAGTGGCCTTTAGCCCAGTTATTACCAGCACCACTCTGACCTGGAACCAAAAAAAGGAGTAAACATAAATATCCATAATCATCATTAAAATATTCAGTGAATATCAACGATTTTTTcataaacccatttctgttatAAGTAAGaagctgtgattgacaggcagGTATATGGAATACCTTTTGATAGAAGATATAAACAATACAAGATACACCTAAATACCTGTATGTCTAAAATCTATTTTCTTAGATTATTCAAAATTACAAAAGAGTAAATCAATTCCTAAATCTCTTTTCCTGAGGACTCACCAAACACAAAGTTGTCGGGCCTGAAGATTTGTCCGAAGGGTCCAGAGCGGACTGAGTCCATGGTGCCAGGCTCCAGGTCAACTAGAATGGCTCGGGGTACATATTTAGCTCCTCCATtgaaaaagagatagagagagagagagagagagagagagagagagagaaagagagagaacatcaGTTTAATACACCTAACTTATATAAAACATCTAATAATGATTTCTGTATCATTGCATtggtttttataataaatattaatttatcatGCATGTGCTGAGTTTGCCTCTGACctacattactgtgtgtgtgtgtgtgtgtgtgtgtgtgtgtgtgtgtgtgtgtgtgtgagtgttatttTACAGTTGTACCTGTAGCCTCATTATAGTAGACACTGATTCTGTCCAGCTGCAGGTCACTATCCCCATGGTAGGTTCCTGTTGGGTCAATGCCATGTTCATCGCTAATCACCTCCCagaactaaaaaagaaaaataaataaaacacacaaatcttTATACAATTTCAAAACTAACTCATCTCATCATTGCAGTTTAAATGACTTGTTATATTTATGACTGGGATACACACAGTATTAAAAAGATT contains:
- the LOC132846139 gene encoding tubulin beta chain isoform X2, with product MREIVHIQAGQCGNQIGAKFWEVISDEHGIDPTGTYHGDSDLQLDRISVYYNEATAKYVPRAILVDLEPGTMDSVRSGPFGQIFRPDNFVFGQSGAGNNWAKGHYTEGAELVDSVLDVVRKESESCDCLQGFQLTHSLGGGTGSGMGTLLISKIREEYPDRIMNTFSVVPSPKVSDTVVEPYNATLSVHQLVENTDETYCIDNEALYDICFRTLKLTTPTYGDLNHLVSATMSGVTTCLRFPGQLNADLRKLAVNMVPFPRLHFFMPGFAPLTSRGSQQYRALTVPELTQQVFDAKNMMAACDPRHGRYLTVAAVFRGRMSMKEVDEQMLNVQNKNSSYFVEWIPNNVKTAVCDIPPRGLKMAVTFIGNSTAIQELFKRISEQFTAMFRRKAFLHWYTGEGMDEMEFTEAESNMNDLVSEYQQYQDATAEEEGEFEEEADDVA
- the LOC132846139 gene encoding tubulin beta chain isoform X1; its protein translation is MREIVHIQAGQCGNQIGAKFWEVISDEHGIDPTGTYHGDSDLQLDRISVYYNEATGAKYVPRAILVDLEPGTMDSVRSGPFGQIFRPDNFVFGQSGAGNNWAKGHYTEGAELVDSVLDVVRKESESCDCLQGFQLTHSLGGGTGSGMGTLLISKIREEYPDRIMNTFSVVPSPKVSDTVVEPYNATLSVHQLVENTDETYCIDNEALYDICFRTLKLTTPTYGDLNHLVSATMSGVTTCLRFPGQLNADLRKLAVNMVPFPRLHFFMPGFAPLTSRGSQQYRALTVPELTQQVFDAKNMMAACDPRHGRYLTVAAVFRGRMSMKEVDEQMLNVQNKNSSYFVEWIPNNVKTAVCDIPPRGLKMAVTFIGNSTAIQELFKRISEQFTAMFRRKAFLHWYTGEGMDEMEFTEAESNMNDLVSEYQQYQDATAEEEGEFEEEADDVA